A window of the Lactuca sativa cultivar Salinas chromosome 5, Lsat_Salinas_v11, whole genome shotgun sequence genome harbors these coding sequences:
- the LOC111900726 gene encoding uncharacterized protein LOC111900726, translating into MAESSSVHDTSVRQPLLAIKAQQNLIIDLTPFVYEPYMLYVVECLKYSPLVDTLIKVEVVPMSFLSFVYSTAFYDKANERIHFELHDEKISISKSRFCALIGLSQDQSLLVQSLVSSSRHSEISRGRFWSLITKWAMDRHRVPIMADSLLSSISTFHTKKIIVTDPTKFSFIGPIPEAMLGRISASGNVLQQYRKRTPVGPRELTPAMLRSIEEADKPAKRGKKPETQKEGPVTKPTKGKIPKKRKIDKAATSQPQPKKQKKPARRLIRQSSSDSDSEYVPPTQKNALPSESESEISDEEASGRGDTPPRSPTPEIPVRCFPPSPPPVAIPVSIPPISLITTSQPFTIIPIPTPIFTDTTSTTTTKPTFTVPNPPSEDDDDEPITKHHLKAVNDKLDLLLSSSSSGAYSDAALKALPSSVVAEHSASLSAAAKAIEASTSQYSLRAAAAKNAETVNTSMENLQKTLQSECSNIAAARHAIEEANESFHANFNERLTQLEADLAMENRIMDELDRRTAQLKLQTHKLRTANAKINDLKSEKEVIRSSATNVHSILLRLIEANDPLISITVRRHLADKIRPALDVLSRIEGVLVTGVQPKQGGEKESKQPPPSSSKPVAEPKDNEDDVYVDIPKKPVPKDNTSEKETEEITKKQRAELEQKRKEAELLEKKMSMFPV; encoded by the exons ATGGCAGAATCCTCATCCGTTCACGACACCTCAGTTCGTCAACCCTTACTCGCTATCAAAGCCCAACAAAacctgatcattgatctcactccaTTCGTATATGAACCCTATATGctgtatgtggttgagtgtctcaaatactcaccactcGTCGACACACTGATAAAGGTTGAAGTAGTTCCTATGTCGTTCTTGTCTTTTGTCTACTCTACTGCATTCTACGACAAGGCAAATGAAAGGATTCACTTTGAACTTCACGATGAGAAGATCTCTATCTCCAAGAGTCGAttttgtgccctaattggtctttctcaagatcaATCTCTG TTGGTTCAAAGCCTGGTTTCTTCATCCAGGCATTCTGAGATTTCACGTGGGCGTTTCTGGTCTCTcatcaccaaatgggcaatggatcGCCATCGTGTCCCAATAATGGCAGATTCCTTGCTCTCCTCTATTTCCACTTTTCACACGAAGAAAATCATCGTCACTGATCCAACAAAGTTTTCATTCATTGGACCTATTCCTGAAGCTATGCTCGGTCGTATTTCAGCGTCGGGTAACGTTCTTCAACAGTACAGGAAGCGTACACCTGTTGGTCCAAGAGAGCTTACGCCGGCAATGCTTCGttccattgaagaggctgacaagcctGCCAAGAGGGGTAAGAAGCCTGAAACACAAAAGGAAGGACCGGTCACAAAACCAACCAAGGGGAAAATCCCTAAGAAGCGAAAAATTGATAAAGCTGCTACTTCCCAACCTCAACCCAAAAAGCAGAAGAAGCCCGCTAGGAGACTTATTCGTCAATCCTCCAGTGATTCGGATTCAGAATATGTTCCTCCTACGCAGAAGAACGCACTTCCTTCAGAATCTGAGAGTGAAATCTCTGACGAAGAGGCTTCGGGCCGAGGGGATACTCCACCTCGCTCCCCTACTCCAGAAATTCCGGTTCGTTGTTttcctccttcacctccacctgttgCCATTCCAGTTTCTATCCCTCCTATCTCTCTAATAACCACCTCTCAACCCTTCACTATAATTCCTATTCCcactcccattttcacagatacaacttCTACCACTACTACAAAACCTACCTTTACTGTTCCCaatccacct agtgaggatgatgatgatgagcctATCACCAAACATCATCTCAAGGCAGTAAACGACAAGCTTGATCTATtgctttcctcctcttcctctggaGCTTATTCAGACGCTGCATTAAAAGCCTTGCCCTCTTCGGTTGTTGCCGAACATAGTGCTTCTTTATCTGCTGCAGCCAAGGCTATTGAAGCCTCCACTTCCCAAT ATTCCTTGCGGGCTGCTGCTGCCAAGAATGCTGAAACTGTCAACACTTCAATGGAAAATCTTCAAAAGACTCTTCAATCTGAGTGCTCTAACATTGCAGCGGCACGTCATGCCATTGAAGAAGCCAATGAATCGTTCCATGCTAATTTCAACGAACGCTTAACTCAACTGGAAGCGGACTTAGCTATGGAAAATCGAATTATGGATGAGCTTGACAGACGTACAGCCCAGCTTAAACTGCAAACACATAAGCTGCGTACTGCTAATGCTAAGATTAATGACCTCAAGTCAGAAAAGGAGGTTATTCGGAGTTCTGCTACAAatgttcactccatccttctTCGTCTCATTGAGGCTAATGATCCGCTTATCTCTATCACTGTCAGAAGGCATTTGGCAGACAAGATCAGACCGGCACTGGACGTTCTCAGTCGAATCGAGGGTGTTCTGGTGACTGGGGTccaaccgaaacaagggggagagaaagagtCAAAGCAACCTCCTCCTTCTAGCTCAAAACCAGTtgctgaaccgaagg acaatgaagatgatgtctatgtCGACATTCCCAAGAAGCCTGTCCCGAAGGATAACACTTCTGAA